The following are encoded in a window of Haloarcula hispanica ATCC 33960 genomic DNA:
- a CDS encoding IS6 family transposase has protein sequence MKLADLLRETLDEDSQDVWENERTPTPVRRFGVRLHTAGLSIRETVAILDLLGVDRSHGAVWNWVHTLSEAQSDPPTAEPSRVAVDEKQIEVDGEKKWLYAAVDVDSKLLLEVDVFSRRGTDPAAAFLHRLTQKHDVADTEFLADAGGYLTALSRHDLSGRLNYRSRNHIEKWFQTVTMRIDRFHFFWRGSQSSAKQWLRRFRHHYNHERPNQALDGRTPTEVIQN, from the coding sequence ATGAAGCTCGCAGACCTCCTCAGAGAAACGTTAGACGAGGACAGTCAAGACGTTTGGGAGAACGAGCGCACCCCGACACCAGTCCGGCGGTTTGGGGTGCGTCTCCACACGGCGGGGCTGTCGATCAGGGAGACAGTCGCAATTTTAGACTTGCTGGGTGTCGATCGCTCTCACGGAGCGGTCTGGAACTGGGTTCACACGCTATCGGAAGCACAGAGCGACCCGCCGACGGCGGAGCCGTCGCGGGTCGCGGTCGACGAGAAACAAATCGAGGTTGACGGCGAAAAGAAGTGGCTGTACGCCGCCGTCGACGTTGATTCGAAGCTGTTGCTAGAGGTCGACGTGTTCAGCCGCCGCGGGACCGACCCCGCGGCGGCGTTCCTGCACCGACTCACTCAGAAACACGATGTCGCCGATACAGAGTTTCTCGCCGATGCTGGCGGCTATCTGACTGCCCTCTCACGCCACGATTTGAGCGGTCGGCTCAACTACCGAAGCCGGAACCACATCGAAAAGTGGTTCCAGACTGTGACCATGCGAATCGACCGCTTTCATTTCTTCTGGAGGGGCAGTCAATCCAGCGCGAAACAGTGGCTACGACGCTTCAGACACCACTACAACCACGAACGACCCAACCAAGCACTTGACGGACGAACGCCAACTGAGGTCATCCAAAACTAG
- a CDS encoding amphi-Trp domain-containing protein gives MPEEVLFKSESDQSREEIASYLRKVADNLDSGNAINLKAGSESVTLDPPARPTFEVKAEREGPADNMTELSVEFELEWDENDGEEGGGSGQLEIE, from the coding sequence ATGCCCGAAGAAGTCCTGTTCAAGTCAGAAAGTGATCAGAGCCGAGAAGAGATCGCATCGTACCTCCGGAAAGTCGCGGATAATCTCGACAGCGGAAACGCTATCAACCTGAAAGCAGGCTCCGAGTCCGTAACGCTGGATCCCCCTGCCCGACCGACCTTCGAGGTCAAAGCCGAACGTGAAGGGCCGGCAGACAATATGACGGAGCTAAGTGTCGAGTTCGAACTCGAATGGGACGAAAATGATGGCGAGGAGGGCGGCGGAAGTGGTCAGTTAGAAATCGAGTAA
- a CDS encoding Fic family protein has product MERDDFDETAPGEIIPTTTPKGTYSAFRPDPLPPSTDTEQLITPLAEATQALGRLHGIGPRVGSREILIEPFIRKEALESSQIEGTHATLSDIYAYEAGQEALIDEDRQQGTQEVVNYLHALTHGLDAITAGDPITVELLCEMHNRLLSDVRGDEADPGELRTTQNFIGSTPYIQDARYVPPPPNEIPDLLEDLLEYANQETNLHPLLRIGLIHYQFETIHPFLDGNGRLGRLLISLLLQRDGLLPEPYLYLSSYFNARRSDYVDHLLAVSQRGEWEEWLLFFLRGVQSQADEAHQRANLLVDLREDYQQRYQSERSENILELVMRLFEDPYLDVNTAADWLDVEYSTANRLIGQLEDDGILEELTGKERNRFYRASEVFEIINKPIDQL; this is encoded by the coding sequence ATGGAGCGAGATGACTTCGACGAGACGGCCCCTGGCGAAATCATTCCCACGACAACGCCGAAAGGGACGTATTCGGCGTTCCGGCCTGACCCGCTTCCCCCCTCAACTGACACTGAACAGCTCATTACACCGCTGGCCGAGGCGACACAGGCACTTGGACGACTCCACGGTATCGGCCCACGTGTTGGCTCAAGAGAGATCCTGATCGAACCGTTCATTCGAAAAGAAGCCCTGGAATCCTCGCAAATCGAAGGAACACATGCTACCCTCTCGGATATCTACGCCTATGAGGCCGGACAGGAAGCTCTTATCGACGAAGACAGACAGCAGGGCACCCAGGAAGTCGTGAACTATCTACACGCCCTGACGCACGGATTGGATGCGATCACAGCTGGCGATCCAATTACCGTCGAATTGCTGTGCGAAATGCACAACCGGTTGCTTTCGGATGTCCGTGGGGATGAGGCTGACCCAGGTGAACTTCGTACAACCCAGAACTTCATCGGCAGTACGCCATACATCCAAGACGCCAGGTACGTGCCGCCACCACCGAACGAAATCCCTGACCTTCTCGAAGACTTGCTCGAGTATGCGAACCAAGAGACGAATTTACATCCACTCCTCCGAATCGGATTGATTCACTACCAATTCGAGACGATTCATCCGTTTCTCGATGGGAACGGACGACTCGGGCGGCTATTGATCAGTCTCCTCCTACAACGTGACGGTCTTTTGCCCGAGCCGTATCTCTACCTGAGTTCGTATTTCAATGCACGACGTTCGGACTACGTCGATCACCTACTGGCAGTCAGTCAGCGGGGTGAGTGGGAAGAATGGTTGCTGTTCTTTCTACGTGGTGTGCAGTCACAGGCAGATGAAGCTCACCAGCGAGCGAACCTACTGGTCGACCTCCGAGAGGACTATCAACAGCGCTACCAGAGCGAGCGGTCTGAGAATATCCTCGAACTGGTCATGCGACTCTTCGAAGATCCGTACTTGGACGTGAACACAGCAGCCGACTGGTTGGATGTCGAATACAGCACAGCCAACCGACTGATTGGACAACTCGAAGATGACGGGATACTCGAAGAACTCACTGGAAAAGAGCGTAATCGGTTCTACCGTGCAAGCGAAGTCTTCGAGATTATTAACAAGCCAATCGACCAGCTCTAG
- a CDS encoding ArsR/SmtB family transcription factor — translation MARLLPTQTDAAVERSDNPAILSLDDDTTREVIEALSSETAYEIFQLLNETPATPARIAEQLGQSLQNVHYHLENLESAGVIEVTDTCYSEKGREMSVYVVSEDPTLLFLGTEDDRPSLKRAFKSFASLLGPPSVLLAIGESVSQFITAE, via the coding sequence ATGGCACGACTTCTTCCAACACAAACTGACGCCGCCGTCGAACGAAGTGATAACCCCGCTATCTTGAGTCTCGATGACGACACGACACGGGAGGTAATCGAAGCGTTGTCCTCCGAGACTGCGTACGAGATTTTCCAACTGCTCAACGAAACGCCAGCGACACCGGCACGGATCGCTGAGCAACTCGGCCAGAGCCTGCAGAACGTTCACTATCATTTGGAGAATCTCGAATCGGCTGGCGTAATCGAAGTGACTGACACCTGCTATTCGGAGAAAGGCCGTGAGATGAGTGTATACGTCGTATCAGAGGACCCGACACTCCTCTTTCTCGGCACTGAGGACGACCGCCCGAGTCTCAAACGTGCGTTCAAATCGTTCGCTTCGCTGCTTGGTCCCCCCTCGGTTTTACTCGCTATCGGCGAATCCGTCTCACAGTTCATCACTGCCGAATGA
- a CDS encoding CNNM domain-containing protein, with the protein MAISLVTWLRLFGGVALLLGNSFFVTTEFAMTRVRQFEEAEFLGNGRGLERAWNMTKRLEIFLTGCQVGITICSVGLGVVAEPAVTAVLGPLLGAVGVTGGGHTTLSVLLALVVVNLMHVIVGEQAPTYLGIERAKFVARYGSGPLYAWTKLMYPVIISADWVAKTLLGLFGVEISRSWTESEAESDLATTRAELRSEMGESLSRLDIPEERRTEVINALDIGATTVSEIMVDRSDIVALSTTDDFETNMDRIDGMPYVRFPLIEGSLDSFVGVVYAPTVLHNYEALDSGTTTLEELATSPLTVAAETTISDFIDRCQAESQELALVVADDDVVGLLTATDAFEAITGELEDPMDRAAE; encoded by the coding sequence ATGGCTATCTCGCTGGTAACGTGGCTCCGTCTGTTCGGTGGTGTCGCCCTCCTTCTGGGAAACAGCTTTTTCGTCACGACCGAGTTCGCGATGACCCGCGTCAGGCAGTTCGAGGAGGCGGAGTTTCTCGGTAATGGACGTGGACTTGAACGCGCCTGGAACATGACCAAGCGGTTGGAGATATTTCTCACAGGCTGTCAGGTGGGGATCACCATCTGCAGTGTCGGCCTGGGAGTGGTCGCTGAACCGGCCGTCACAGCAGTCCTGGGACCGCTACTGGGTGCAGTTGGCGTCACCGGCGGCGGACACACGACACTGTCTGTCCTCCTCGCGTTGGTCGTTGTCAATCTCATGCACGTTATTGTCGGCGAGCAGGCACCCACGTATCTGGGGATCGAGCGTGCCAAGTTCGTCGCCAGGTACGGTTCGGGCCCGCTGTACGCCTGGACAAAGCTCATGTATCCGGTAATCATCTCGGCGGACTGGGTGGCGAAAACGTTGCTGGGCCTCTTCGGCGTTGAGATCTCCCGTTCGTGGACCGAATCGGAGGCCGAAAGCGATCTCGCAACTACTCGGGCCGAACTGCGTAGCGAAATGGGCGAGTCGCTCAGCCGACTCGATATCCCTGAAGAGCGACGGACTGAAGTTATCAACGCTCTCGACATCGGCGCGACGACGGTCAGTGAGATCATGGTTGACCGCAGTGACATCGTCGCGCTCTCGACGACTGACGACTTCGAGACGAACATGGACCGGATCGACGGAATGCCATACGTCCGCTTTCCGTTGATCGAAGGCTCACTGGACTCGTTCGTGGGTGTTGTCTACGCGCCGACGGTGCTGCACAACTACGAAGCGCTGGATTCGGGGACGACCACACTCGAAGAACTGGCAACCTCGCCGCTAACTGTCGCTGCTGAGACGACTATCAGTGACTTCATCGACCGGTGTCAGGCCGAAAGTCAGGAACTCGCCCTCGTGGTTGCAGACGACGATGTCGTGGGTCTCCTCACCGCGACAGACGCCTTCGAGGCAATCACCGGTGAACTCGAAGACCCGATGGATCGCGCGGCCGAGTGA
- a CDS encoding coenzyme F420-0:L-glutamate ligase — protein sequence MTELTFHGLNIGQVEPNDDLVDRIVETAAAEYPLTDGDIVVVTAKVVSFAENRLVEADEVEVTDRDHQVADITGIDPREVAVIYDESEVIGAIPIAEVGEDVLLEHAVDPEAAQEALAEVPAMLVTERNGRLCTNAGVDWSNSPDGMMTLLPEDPDESARRLREGIEAQTGADVAVVLADSEIAGPGSMDLAIGCSGIEAIDNNFGQTDLYGEPKVGGVDLVADELTAGSALLFGQADEQIPVTVVRGLEYEDGEGVPNSGGVVRRGLRKSVQLTARLKAREWF from the coding sequence ATGACGGAACTAACGTTCCACGGACTTAATATCGGGCAAGTCGAACCGAACGACGACCTCGTCGACCGGATCGTCGAGACAGCGGCTGCAGAGTATCCCCTGACAGACGGTGACATCGTCGTCGTCACCGCGAAGGTCGTCTCGTTCGCCGAGAACCGACTCGTTGAAGCCGACGAGGTCGAAGTCACTGACCGCGACCACCAGGTGGCAGACATCACCGGCATCGATCCGCGAGAAGTGGCCGTCATCTACGACGAAAGCGAGGTCATCGGTGCGATCCCGATTGCAGAGGTCGGCGAAGACGTGCTGTTGGAACATGCCGTAGACCCCGAAGCGGCACAGGAGGCACTTGCTGAGGTCCCAGCGATGCTCGTGACCGAGCGGAACGGTCGACTCTGTACGAACGCGGGTGTCGATTGGTCAAACAGTCCGGACGGGATGATGACGTTACTACCTGAAGATCCAGACGAGAGTGCCCGTCGCCTCCGCGAGGGAATCGAGGCACAGACTGGCGCAGATGTGGCTGTCGTCTTGGCCGACTCGGAAATTGCCGGCCCGGGTTCGATGGATCTGGCGATCGGGTGCTCAGGGATCGAGGCGATCGATAACAACTTCGGACAGACTGACCTGTATGGAGAGCCGAAGGTCGGCGGTGTCGACCTCGTCGCAGACGAACTCACCGCCGGGTCGGCGTTGCTGTTCGGACAGGCGGACGAACAGATCCCCGTTACGGTCGTCCGGGGACTGGAGTACGAAGACGGAGAGGGCGTGCCGAATTCGGGCGGTGTCGTCCGCCGCGGACTCCGCAAGAGCGTCCAGCTAACGGCTCGCCTGAAGGCCCGCGAGTGGTTCTGA